A DNA window from Haloactinospora alba contains the following coding sequences:
- a CDS encoding YajQ family cyclic di-GMP-binding protein has translation MAAESSFDVVSKLDRQEVDNALNQAAKELSQRFDFRGTGATIAWSGEQGVEIKANTDERVNAAVEVFKEKLIKRGVSLKVLDPADEPTTSGKECRLPISLKEGISSEDGKKIAKIIRDEGPKGVKAQVQGDELRVTSKKKDDLQAVMNLLREKDLDVPLQFVNYR, from the coding sequence GTGGCCGCTGAATCCAGTTTCGACGTCGTGTCCAAACTTGACCGCCAGGAAGTCGACAATGCGCTGAACCAGGCAGCCAAGGAGCTCTCCCAGCGCTTCGACTTCCGGGGCACCGGTGCCACCATCGCGTGGTCCGGTGAGCAGGGAGTCGAGATCAAGGCGAACACGGACGAGCGTGTCAACGCCGCTGTGGAGGTGTTCAAGGAGAAGCTGATCAAGCGCGGCGTGTCGCTGAAAGTCCTCGACCCGGCGGACGAACCGACCACTTCCGGCAAGGAGTGCCGCCTGCCCATCTCCCTCAAGGAGGGGATCTCCAGCGAGGACGGCAAGAAGATCGCCAAGATCATCCGCGACGAGGGGCCGAAGGGCGTCAAAGCCCAGGTGCAGGGTGACGAGCTGCGGGTCACCTCCAAGAAGAAGGACGACCTGCAGGCGGTGATGAACCTGCTGCGGGAGAAGGACCTCGACGTCCCGCTCCAGTTCGTCAACTACCGGTAG
- a CDS encoding M48 family metalloprotease: MQRNTIRAVGLLASLSVLVALVCWGCGGAQGLQLGIVVAVGVNGLVYFFGDSMALRAMRARPVSEIEQPDLYRIVRELATAARQPMPRLYLSPTPAPNAFATGGSPRGSALCCTTGLLRHLSQRELRGVLAHELSHIRSRDTLVCSVAAMLAAIITSMTALALLLPLGDSEDEDVPSLLGGLLFLVLGPAAALVIQLGVSRNREYRADRAAAQLTGDPLGLANALRRIEVGTRTHPLPTERRLLTAGHLMIAHPFPLRGMSKLFAAHPPTGDRIRRLQRMADRWGTH, encoded by the coding sequence GTGCAGCGCAACACGATCCGCGCCGTCGGCCTTCTCGCCAGCCTCTCGGTGCTGGTCGCCCTCGTCTGCTGGGGCTGCGGCGGGGCCCAGGGGCTGCAGCTCGGCATCGTCGTCGCTGTCGGCGTCAACGGGCTGGTCTACTTCTTCGGCGACTCGATGGCGCTGCGTGCCATGCGGGCACGCCCCGTCAGCGAGATCGAACAGCCGGACCTGTACCGGATCGTGCGGGAACTCGCCACCGCGGCCCGCCAGCCGATGCCCAGGCTGTACCTGTCACCCACTCCCGCCCCCAACGCCTTCGCCACCGGCGGCAGCCCCCGTGGTTCCGCGCTGTGCTGCACCACCGGTCTGCTGCGCCACCTGTCCCAGCGGGAGCTGCGCGGGGTTCTGGCGCACGAGCTCTCCCACATCCGCAGCAGGGACACGCTCGTGTGCTCGGTCGCGGCCATGCTGGCGGCGATCATCACGTCCATGACAGCGCTGGCCCTGCTGCTGCCACTGGGTGACTCGGAGGACGAGGACGTCCCGAGCCTGCTCGGCGGCCTGCTGTTCCTCGTCCTCGGCCCGGCGGCGGCCCTCGTGATCCAGCTCGGTGTCAGCCGGAACCGCGAGTACCGCGCGGACCGGGCGGCCGCGCAGCTGACCGGGGACCCGCTCGGGCTCGCCAACGCGCTCCGCAGGATCGAGGTGGGAACACGCACCCACCCCCTGCCCACCGAACGGCGCCTGCTCACGGCCGGACACCTGATGATCGCCCACCCGTTTCCGCTGCGCGGCATGAGCAAGCTGTTCGCGGCACATCCCCCCACGGGCGACCGCATCCGCCGCCTACAGCGGATGGCCGACCGGTGGGGGACACACTGA
- a CDS encoding putative leader peptide: protein MAVNTAIASPGALLVARRHVDLLRIASALCRRLPGVPGERGTRRF, encoded by the coding sequence GTGGCTGTCAATACTGCGATCGCGTCGCCGGGAGCTCTGCTCGTGGCCCGGCGGCATGTGGACTTGCTGCGGATCGCCAGCGCGTTGTGTCGCCGGCTCCCCGGCGTGCCTGGCGAACGCGGAACGCGACGGTTCTGA
- a CDS encoding 2-oxoacid:acceptor oxidoreductase subunit alpha produces the protein MTKQVEQVDRVIIRFAGDSGDGMQLTGDRFTQETASFGNDLSTLPNFPAEIRAPAGTLPGVSSFQLHFADHDIMTPGDAPNVLVAMNPAALKANLEDVPKGATIIVNTDEFTKRSLAKVQYEQNPLDDGTLDEFKVSRVPLTSMTVKAVEEFDVSKKEAQRAKNMFALGLLSWMYNRPTEGTRSFLESKFAGKPEILNANLAAFNAGWNFGETTEDFAVSYEIKPARLPSGTYRNITGNLALSYGLLAGTQLSGLPLFLGSYPITPASDILHEMSKHKRFGVRTFQAEDEIAGVGAALGASFGGSLGVSTTSGPGMVLKAETLGLAVMTELPLLVIDVQRAGPSTGMPTKTEQADLLMSMFGRNGESPMPVLAPRSPSDCFDIAIEATRIATKYRTPVIVLSDGYLANGSEPWRIPAVSNLPDLSVDFTTEPNTEDGTFLPYRRDPETMSRPWAVPGTQGLEHRIGGIEKSDGYGNISYSPGNHDLMVRSRQGKVDRIASDVTPVEVDDPSGEADVLVLGWGGTYGSIGAAVRRARRAGEKVAQAHLRHLNPFPENLGEVLRSYERVIVPEINLGQLALLLRGRFLVDVISYTKVSGLPFKAEELANVIQEVIDRGE, from the coding sequence GTGACCAAACAGGTCGAACAGGTCGATCGTGTCATCATCCGGTTCGCGGGAGATTCCGGCGACGGTATGCAGCTGACCGGTGACCGGTTTACTCAGGAAACAGCGTCGTTCGGCAACGACCTATCGACTCTGCCGAATTTCCCGGCGGAGATCCGCGCCCCCGCGGGGACCCTTCCAGGCGTCTCCAGCTTCCAGTTGCACTTCGCCGATCACGACATCATGACACCGGGCGATGCCCCCAACGTCCTGGTCGCCATGAACCCGGCGGCGCTGAAAGCCAACCTGGAGGACGTGCCGAAGGGCGCCACCATCATCGTCAACACGGACGAGTTCACCAAGCGCAGCCTGGCGAAGGTCCAGTACGAACAGAACCCGTTGGACGACGGGACGCTGGACGAGTTCAAGGTGAGCCGGGTCCCGTTGACGTCCATGACGGTCAAGGCGGTCGAGGAGTTCGACGTCTCCAAGAAGGAGGCGCAGCGCGCCAAGAACATGTTCGCGCTGGGGCTGCTCTCCTGGATGTACAACCGGCCGACGGAGGGAACGCGCAGTTTCCTGGAGTCCAAGTTCGCCGGGAAACCCGAGATCCTGAACGCGAACCTGGCCGCGTTCAACGCCGGGTGGAACTTCGGGGAGACGACCGAGGACTTCGCCGTCTCCTACGAGATCAAACCGGCCCGTCTCCCGTCGGGGACGTACCGCAACATCACCGGCAACCTCGCGCTGTCGTACGGGTTGCTCGCCGGAACCCAGCTGTCCGGGCTCCCGCTGTTCCTCGGCTCGTACCCGATCACCCCGGCGTCGGACATCCTGCACGAGATGTCCAAGCACAAGCGGTTCGGGGTCCGGACGTTCCAGGCGGAGGACGAGATCGCCGGTGTCGGGGCCGCGCTCGGCGCCTCCTTCGGCGGCTCGCTGGGGGTGAGCACGACCTCGGGGCCGGGGATGGTCCTGAAGGCGGAGACGCTGGGACTCGCGGTCATGACCGAGCTTCCGCTGCTGGTGATCGACGTGCAGCGCGCGGGCCCCAGCACGGGAATGCCCACCAAGACGGAGCAGGCGGACCTGCTGATGTCGATGTTCGGACGCAACGGTGAGTCCCCCATGCCGGTACTCGCGCCGCGGTCCCCCTCGGACTGCTTCGACATCGCGATCGAGGCCACCCGGATCGCCACCAAGTACCGGACCCCGGTCATCGTGCTCTCCGACGGTTACCTGGCCAACGGTTCCGAACCGTGGCGCATCCCGGCCGTGTCCAACCTTCCGGACCTGTCGGTGGACTTCACGACGGAGCCCAACACCGAGGACGGAACGTTCCTGCCGTACCGGCGCGACCCCGAGACCATGTCCCGCCCGTGGGCGGTCCCCGGAACCCAGGGGCTGGAGCACCGCATCGGCGGGATCGAGAAGAGCGACGGGTACGGCAACATCTCCTACAGCCCGGGCAACCACGACCTGATGGTGCGGTCGCGTCAGGGCAAGGTGGACCGGATCGCCAGCGACGTCACACCGGTGGAGGTGGACGACCCATCCGGGGAGGCCGACGTTCTCGTCCTCGGCTGGGGAGGGACCTACGGCTCCATCGGTGCCGCGGTGCGGCGCGCGCGCCGCGCCGGCGAGAAGGTCGCCCAGGCCCACCTGCGCCACCTCAACCCGTTCCCCGAGAACCTCGGCGAGGTGCTGCGCAGCTACGAGCGCGTCATCGTCCCCGAGATCAACCTCGGCCAGCTCGCGCTGCTGCTGCGCGGGAGGTTCCTGGTCGACGTCATCAGCTACACGAAGGTCAGCGGACTGCCGTTCAAGGCGGAGGAGCTGGCGAACGTGATTCAGGAGGTCATCGACCGTGGCGAGTGA
- a CDS encoding 2-oxoacid:ferredoxin oxidoreductase subunit beta, with protein MKDFKSDQEVRWCPGCGDYAILAAFQGFLPELGVPKENIVIISGIGCSSRFPYYLSTYGMHSIHGRAPAIATGLASSRPDLSVWVITGDGDGLSIGGNHLIHALRRNVNINVLLFNNRIYGLTKGQYSPTSESGMVTKSSPMGSVDSPFNPVSLALGAEAGFVARTVDSDRKHLTSVLRSAADHPGASFVEIYQNCPIFNDDAFGPLKDSDERDTRLLRLEHGQPLRIGDDRGVVLGEYGDLNVADVAEVGEERVLRHDAHREDSGYAFALSRMDYPEFAHVPIGVFRDVQRDTYDGMMTEQLSTARSSQGEGDLAALLASGDTWTVD; from the coding sequence ATGAAGGACTTCAAGTCCGACCAGGAGGTGCGCTGGTGCCCCGGCTGCGGGGACTACGCGATCCTGGCGGCGTTCCAGGGGTTCCTGCCGGAGCTCGGCGTCCCCAAGGAGAACATCGTCATCATCTCCGGGATCGGGTGCTCCTCGCGGTTCCCCTACTACCTGTCCACCTACGGCATGCACTCCATCCACGGCAGGGCGCCGGCGATCGCCACCGGTCTGGCGTCCAGCCGGCCGGACCTGTCGGTGTGGGTGATCACGGGTGACGGCGACGGGCTGTCCATCGGCGGCAACCACCTCATCCACGCGCTGCGGCGCAACGTCAACATCAACGTTCTGCTGTTCAACAACCGCATCTACGGGTTGACGAAGGGCCAGTACTCCCCGACCTCCGAGTCGGGCATGGTCACCAAGTCCTCCCCGATGGGGTCGGTGGACTCGCCGTTCAACCCGGTGTCGCTGGCGCTGGGCGCCGAGGCGGGGTTCGTCGCGCGCACGGTCGACTCCGACCGCAAGCACCTCACCAGTGTGCTCCGCTCCGCGGCCGACCACCCGGGGGCCTCGTTCGTGGAGATCTACCAGAACTGCCCGATCTTCAACGACGACGCGTTCGGCCCGCTGAAGGACTCCGACGAGCGGGACACGCGCCTGCTGCGGCTGGAGCACGGCCAGCCGCTGCGGATCGGGGACGACCGCGGGGTCGTGCTCGGCGAGTACGGGGACCTGAACGTGGCGGACGTGGCCGAGGTGGGTGAGGAGCGCGTGCTGCGGCACGACGCGCACCGGGAGGACAGCGGGTACGCGTTCGCGCTGTCCCGGATGGACTACCCGGAGTTCGCGCACGTTCCCATCGGGGTCTTCCGCGACGTGCAGCGGGACACGTACGACGGCATGATGACGGAACAACTGTCCACGGCCCGCTCCTCCCAGGGGGAGGGTGACCTCGCCGCGCTGCTGGCGAGCGGGGACACCTGGACCGTGGACTGA